The sequence CCTCTGCCTCcgcccacttggtgaagtaatcaacAGCTACCAATACAAACCTCCTATTGCCTGTGGCCTGGGAAAACGGGCCGAGAATatccagcccccattgtgcaaaaggCCAAGCGCTACTTACCAGGTTCAGATGGCCTGCTGGTTGGTGGATCAAGGGGCGTGTTTTTGGCACCGTTCACATTTCCGTACATACTCGGCTACATCTTTCTGCATCTGAGGCCACCAGAACCCCTGAGTCATTACTCGGTGTGCTAATGAGCGTCCCTCCACATGACTGCCACACACCTTATCATGTAGCTCGACCAAGAGTTCATTGACTTTCTCAAGGTGCAAGCACAAAAGGTACGGCCCCTCGAAAGACCTCCGGTACAGCTTGCGATCTGTTGACAACCAGTACCGAGCAGCTACTTGGTGAACCTTATTGGCTTCCATCTCATCATCTGGGACTCGATCCTTGGCTAAGAAATAAATGATCGGGTCCATCTAACATGGCTCGGTCGTTGAAATCACTACAACTCCAACGCCAACTACCGTATTAATGCTCGGCTCCGCTATGAGCTCTACTTTGATTAACTGAGGCACATCCTCCGTCATTGATGATGCCAACATGGCTAGAGAGTCAGCACGTCTGTTTTTTCCTTGGGTAACTTGGGCCAACTTTGCTGTAAAAAACTCACTCATGATTTACTTTACTACTCGTAAGTACTCTTTCATTCGAGAATCTCAGGCTTCAAAACTGCCCTACACTTGGCAGACAACCAGTAGAGAATCTGAATAAATCTCCACATCCCGGGTACCCATACCCAAAATGGTTCTTAATTCGGTAAGTAAGGTCTCGTACTCAGCTTCGTTGTTAGAGGCCTTGAACCCCAACCTAAAAGAATGCTCTAACTGTATTCCTTCTGGGGTGATAATGACAGTCTCGGCACCAGCTCCCACAACATTTGATGCACCGTCTACAAATACCTTCCATGGGCGACATTCCACATGACAAACCATCTCCCCTTTGTTTCTAGAGGAAAACTCTATAACAAAATCAGCAAGAACTTGGCCCTTCATCAAACTTCTCGGCCTATACCTTATATCAAAGGATCCAAGCCGGGTCCCCTATTTAGCTATCCGACCCGTAAAGTTGGACCTTTTCAATAATGACTACAAAGGATACTTGATCAAGATGTAGACAGTATGAGCTTGGAAATAGTGAGACAACTTCCTCGTAGCGTATACTAGTGCTAACACCAATTTTTCCAAGGGTAAataccttgtctcggcatcaaCCAAGATCTTATTGATGTAATACATAGGCTGTTGTACTCCTTGATCCCTTAATAGCACGGCACTCATAACATGATCAGACACCGAGAGGTACATGAATAAGTCTTCCCCAGGTTTTGGGGCTGTTAACATGGGTGCCCGCATCAAATACTTCTTTAAATCCTAAAAAGCTCTTTCACATTCTTCATTCCACTGAAACCCCTTTCACTTCCTCAAAAGTTGGTAGAATGGACGACAACGATGGGCAAACTTAAAAATGAATCAATTAAGGGCATCTAACATTCTAGTCAACACttgcacttccttcggattgCACATCGGCTTGAGGCGTTGCACGGCTTCAATCTGATTGGGGTTGACTTCTATCCCATGGTTAGTGATCAGATAACCTAGGAACTTGCCAGTCTCCACCTCGAAAGCACACTTGTCTGCGTTCAGGCGTAACTTATGTTACCAAGGAACTTCAAACACCCCCTGGAGATCTTCTATATACCGCGTTTCTTGTTTACTTTTTACCACCGTGTTGTCGATGTACACCTCAACCATACGCCCAATCTTGTCCCGAAACATTCTAGTCATCATACGTTGATATGTTGCCCCGACATTCTTTAACCCGAAGGGCATCACGGTGTAATGGTAGTTTGCATCAAGAGAGATGAATGTCGTCTTCTCCTGTTCCTTGGCAACTAGGACGATCTGATGATAACCCTGAaaagcatccaagaaactcatcctcgggtgcccacAGGTGGCATCGACCAATTGATCTATCTTTGGCATAGGGAACGGGTCCTTTAGGCATGCTCGGTTCAAATTCATGAAATctacacaaactctccatttgcTATTCTTCTTCTTAACCATCACGGTATTCGCCAGCCATTCCGGGAAGAAGATTTCCTTGATTGTCCCGGACTTTTTTAACCTTCCGACCTCCTATCTCACCTCCTCAACGTGCTCCTTCGCCGATCTTCTTGGCCTTTGCTTGTTTGGAGGAAATGATGGGTTTACGTTAAGCTTGTgaacaatgaactcgggatcaaCCTCAGGCACCTCATACGAGCTCCAGGCAAACACATCTACATTATGTATAAGAAATAACAGTGCTTCTACCTTTTCCCCGTCCTTCATATTTGCCCTTATCTAAAAATACCAGTCAACATCTGGTGGTATCTTTACTCTGATTAATTCCTCAGCACAACTAGCCCCCATTCTCTTTTGGggcttctgtaattgctataaagGAATCTCCTCGGTGGTTTCATTTTGTTTAGCCTGCTTGTACTTCCAATCGACTACGGCCATTAAACATTGCCTGATTGCTTGCTGACTTTCCCTTACTATAGCAATGCCCTGCTCGGTGCAGAATTTAACCTTCACATGCAGGGTGGAGGGAACTGCCCTCATCGCATAGATCCACGACCTTCCTAGAATAGCCATATAAGGAGAAAATGAAGCGATAACTACAAAAGCCACTGTCACTTCCTTTCCTTTCATATTCACGAGAAGTGATATTTGCCCCTTGGGAATCACCACCTGACCATCAAAACCAACCAGGGGTGTATCGTATTTTGAGAGGTCCTTCTTCTTCAGTCTGAGCCCTCTAAACAATTCTGGATACATCACATCGGCCCCACTTCCCTGGTCCACCATTACCCTCTTTACTATAAAACTCTTTATATGGGCTGTCACCACCAATGCATCAACGTGTGGCTGAATCGTTCCTTCTAAATCATCATCGTTAAAAGCAATGGGCTCCTGAGCAACTTTTAGCCTCTTCTCGGGTGGCTGCTTGCCCGAGCCATTTTCCACGGGAACTACGGTAAGCAATCCTCTTCTCCCGGCCATTGCAGTACCCCTTAGGGTAGCGTGGATAACCTCGATCACTCCTAATGGGGGCGGGAGAGGGTTCCCCCTTTGCTGAGTACCTTGCTCGGCATCCCTATTCCCTGTATCCGCCACAAACTCCTTCAAATATCCCGCCTTCACCAATTGCCCAAGATGATCCTTTAACACCCGTCACGGCTCGGTGGTATGCCCTTTAT is a genomic window of Quercus lobata isolate SW786 chromosome 2, ValleyOak3.0 Primary Assembly, whole genome shotgun sequence containing:
- the LOC115973225 gene encoding uncharacterized protein LOC115973225 produces the protein MAGRRGLLTVVPVENGSGKQPPEKRLKVAQEPIAFNDDDLEGTIQPHVDALVVTAHIKSFIVKRVMVDQGSGADVMYPELFRGLRLKKKDLSKYDTPLVGFDGQVVIPKGQISLLVNMKGKEVTVAFVVIASFSPYMAILGRSWIYAMRAVPSTLHVKVKFCTEQGIAIVRESQQAIRQCLMAVVDWKYKQAKQNETTEEIPL